One part of the Vibrio ponticus genome encodes these proteins:
- a CDS encoding type II secretion system F family protein: MAWLSLVIGGVLLLYLARGEDKKQLLQLLDKDKDAYTSKETLQLENAINLSSLNKQSIKLKIRRFKRNLMTRLGDGAPYKLLVFVFLLAAISLYINANFFRGNSWLVLLVTEVFGLFILTVWLRNKAQKDFEAAFPDALTMLTSAVSSGESLMHAIIYVGNTLDSEVGKEFKLMGERLQMGEAPESVFTKSARRFPYASFNFFIITMNANIQRGGQLKDVMTRLNRIMFDARAVEKKKFALTSEARISAKIVGAIPFIFLFILQYLSPENFEFVMTDPTGRYVLYYVLASEFIGIFIVWRLMKGVTS, from the coding sequence ATGGCTTGGCTTAGTTTGGTCATTGGTGGGGTGCTACTACTATATCTTGCGAGGGGTGAAGATAAGAAGCAGTTGCTGCAGTTACTAGACAAAGATAAGGATGCCTATACAAGTAAAGAAACATTGCAGTTAGAGAATGCGATTAACCTAAGTTCACTAAATAAACAGTCGATAAAGCTAAAAATTCGTCGTTTTAAAAGAAACTTAATGACTCGCTTGGGTGATGGTGCGCCATATAAGTTACTGGTGTTTGTTTTTTTGCTGGCAGCGATATCTCTCTATATTAATGCTAATTTTTTTAGAGGGAATAGTTGGTTAGTATTACTTGTAACCGAAGTGTTCGGGTTGTTCATCCTTACTGTTTGGTTGAGAAATAAGGCACAAAAAGATTTCGAAGCTGCATTTCCTGATGCTTTAACAATGTTGACTAGTGCAGTAAGTTCCGGTGAAAGTTTAATGCATGCGATTATCTATGTTGGTAACACATTAGATAGTGAGGTAGGCAAAGAATTTAAATTGATGGGTGAAAGATTACAGATGGGCGAAGCACCTGAATCTGTATTTACTAAGTCCGCTAGGCGCTTCCCTTACGCTTCATTTAACTTTTTTATTATCACTATGAATGCCAACATTCAGCGAGGTGGACAACTAAAAGATGTAATGACACGATTGAATCGAATAATGTTTGATGCACGAGCGGTGGAAAAGAAGAAGTTTGCATTGACTTCAGAAGCGCGAATATCCGCTAAAATAGTCGGCGCTATTCCATTTATTTTTCTCTTTATCTTGCAATATCTGAGCCCTGAAAATTTTGAGTTTGTGATGACAGACCCTACAGGGAGATACGTTCTCTATTATGTTCTGGCAAGTGAATTTATTGGCATTTTTATTGTTTGGAGACTAATGAAAGGAGTGACTTCATGA
- a CDS encoding prepilin peptidase produces the protein MHLGWLILAVLVMVVSVTDIRFRLIPNKVCILIFFVSLVIGFKNISLAWGIKSLVLSMFFVTVYIFSVWSAGDAKLAMAMIPAMSEHYILDYLLMIGLFGGVLAVIYLVIGLFKGMELVKTRGLPFGVSISLAGLLISLVSL, from the coding sequence ATGCACTTAGGATGGCTAATTTTAGCCGTCCTAGTTATGGTTGTGTCTGTTACAGATATTAGATTTAGATTAATTCCAAATAAAGTGTGCATACTAATTTTCTTTGTTTCTTTGGTTATAGGTTTTAAAAATATCTCATTGGCGTGGGGTATTAAATCGTTAGTGTTATCGATGTTTTTTGTGACTGTCTATATATTTTCAGTTTGGTCAGCAGGTGACGCAAAACTCGCAATGGCAATGATTCCAGCTATGTCTGAACATTATATTCTGGATTACCTATTGATGATTGGTCTCTTTGGTGGAGTCTTGGCAGTTATCTACTTGGTGATTGGATTGTTTAAAGGAATGGAGTTGGTTAAAACAAGAGGGTTACCTTTTGGCGTCTCTATTTCATTGGCAGGATTATTGATTTCACTAGTTTCATTGTAG
- a CDS encoding CpaF family protein — protein sequence MVKVQAKGVYVELRQQIYEALEADVINNLTREQLTEQVSGAVDVLIKHNDYSVAAVVRREYVKSIIDELLGLGPLQPLMDDESISDVMINGCENVFIERNGLVEKSNVTFIDEKQLLQTAKRIAARVGRRVDDSSPTCDARLADGSRVNIVIPPIAIDGTSISIRKFKKQSIDLEKLVEFGAMSTDMAKLLMIAARCRLNILISGGTGSGKTTMLNALTQFVSEKERIVTIEDAAELKLLQPHVVRLETRTSGIEGTGAITQRELVINSLRMRPDRIIVGECRGGEAFEMLQAMNTGHDGSMSTLHANTPRDALARVEAMVMMANNNLPLEAIRRTIVSAVDLVIQISRLHDGSRKVMSISEVVGLEGPNVVMEEIFRFNAKSGSGQDGKVKGAFSTAGLMKRSVLVEKARFFGLESNLQSLFGIQGE from the coding sequence ATGGTTAAAGTCCAGGCTAAAGGCGTTTATGTTGAGTTAAGGCAGCAGATCTACGAGGCTTTGGAAGCTGACGTCATCAATAACTTAACTCGTGAGCAGCTGACGGAACAGGTTAGTGGTGCTGTTGATGTGTTGATTAAACACAACGACTATTCTGTAGCGGCGGTCGTTCGTAGAGAGTACGTAAAAAGTATTATTGATGAGCTGTTAGGGTTAGGTCCGCTGCAACCACTGATGGATGATGAGTCCATTTCAGATGTTATGATCAATGGTTGTGAGAACGTTTTTATTGAACGTAATGGCTTGGTCGAAAAATCCAATGTTACCTTCATTGATGAAAAGCAGTTACTACAAACAGCAAAACGTATAGCAGCACGCGTTGGGCGCCGTGTTGATGATTCATCGCCAACTTGTGATGCCCGACTTGCAGATGGTAGCCGTGTCAATATCGTAATCCCACCGATCGCGATTGATGGAACTTCGATTTCAATACGTAAGTTTAAAAAGCAAAGCATAGATTTAGAGAAGCTTGTCGAATTTGGTGCCATGAGTACAGACATGGCAAAACTGCTGATGATTGCAGCTCGTTGCCGACTCAATATATTGATATCAGGTGGTACAGGTTCCGGTAAGACAACAATGCTTAATGCCCTCACTCAATTTGTTTCGGAAAAGGAGCGAATAGTTACGATAGAGGATGCTGCAGAACTTAAGCTGCTCCAACCACATGTGGTGCGATTAGAGACCCGAACTTCAGGCATTGAGGGTACTGGCGCAATCACCCAAAGGGAGCTCGTGATAAATTCGCTCCGTATGCGCCCAGATAGAATCATTGTCGGTGAGTGTCGTGGAGGCGAAGCATTTGAAATGCTTCAGGCGATGAATACGGGTCATGATGGCTCAATGTCAACTCTTCACGCTAATACGCCACGAGATGCGTTAGCTCGTGTTGAAGCCATGGTTATGATGGCAAACAACAACCTCCCACTTGAAGCCATTAGACGTACGATAGTTAGTGCAGTGGATTTAGTTATTCAAATAAGTCGTTTGCATGATGGCTCGAGAAAGGTGATGAGTATTTCTGAAGTGGTTGGTCTGGAAGGTCCCAATGTCGTGATGGAAGAGATATTTCGTTTCAATGCTAAATCAGGCAGCGGTCAAGATGGAAAGGTGAAAGGTGCATTTTCTACTGCTGGGCTAATGAAACGCTCAGTATTAGTGGAAAAAGCGCGCTTTTTTGGCTTAGAGAGCAACTTACAATCTCTGTTTGGAATTCAAGGGGAGTAA
- a CDS encoding Flp family type IVb pilin: protein MFNQICVKAKVGFDNFMNDQKGVTAIEYAIVGVAISAIVLGVVSTSDTGLGGALQAAFDRIITNVRPTP from the coding sequence ATGTTTAATCAAATTTGCGTCAAGGCAAAAGTCGGCTTTGATAACTTTATGAACGATCAGAAAGGTGTAACAGCAATTGAATACGCAATTGTTGGTGTGGCAATTTCAGCAATCGTACTGGGTGTCGTAAGTACTAGCGACACTGGATTAGGTGGCGCTTTACAAGCTGCATTTGATCGAATCATTACCAATGTTAGACCTACACCATAA
- a CDS encoding type II and III secretion system protein family protein — translation MTSFVTATLASDLMFIKEGEAKPVSTDSDVDTVFISDPEVADYQVIDRQKVVVFGKKMGTATFMLFDENAKTLVNRQLVVNRSFTDISQQVKLHYPHANVTISNIGEQVVLTGFVSSEAEKDGINDLVGEMLLKDVEKHQYTWVRELRDDEVIDFMTKREYRGIVNQIEVKTTKQVNVKISIAEVSQSFMESLGIEYGTEAGEGVYVNPILNFSADNILTRISALGDDTIGQVLAEPNLSVISGENASFLVGGEIPVVTIVDGGTNVLFKEFGIRLDLVAKVLRDDKIKLSLQPEVSSLDAQYANERYSLPGLKTRRAKTTIELASGQSFILGGLLSSEDVESLSKVPLIGDVPILGALFRHTETSRTKTELVIVATVNLVKPVSPHVVQLPSMTRTSNLSRLFNIDQKTNPVVIRRANDILATGGFKK, via the coding sequence ATGACAAGTTTTGTGACAGCAACACTGGCAAGTGATTTGATGTTTATTAAAGAGGGAGAAGCAAAACCTGTTTCGACCGACTCCGATGTAGATACCGTATTTATTTCCGATCCCGAAGTCGCAGACTATCAAGTTATTGATCGTCAAAAGGTAGTCGTGTTCGGGAAAAAAATGGGCACAGCGACTTTTATGTTGTTTGACGAGAATGCAAAAACATTAGTTAACCGACAACTAGTGGTAAATCGTAGTTTTACCGATATATCACAGCAAGTGAAGCTCCATTATCCTCACGCTAATGTCACCATCAGCAACATTGGTGAGCAAGTCGTCTTAACCGGTTTTGTATCTAGTGAAGCAGAAAAAGATGGGATTAACGATCTCGTTGGTGAAATGTTATTAAAAGACGTTGAAAAGCATCAATACACTTGGGTAAGAGAACTTCGTGATGATGAAGTTATTGACTTTATGACTAAGCGAGAATATCGAGGAATAGTTAACCAGATCGAAGTAAAAACGACAAAACAAGTCAATGTTAAGATTTCGATTGCTGAAGTTTCTCAGAGTTTTATGGAAAGTTTGGGGATTGAATACGGCACTGAAGCAGGCGAAGGCGTGTATGTTAATCCGATCCTCAATTTTAGTGCAGATAACATTCTAACTAGAATCAGTGCGTTGGGTGATGACACTATCGGGCAGGTATTAGCAGAACCAAATCTCTCTGTTATTTCAGGTGAAAATGCGTCGTTTTTGGTAGGTGGTGAAATACCCGTCGTGACCATAGTTGACGGTGGAACCAATGTACTGTTTAAAGAGTTTGGTATTCGTCTCGATCTCGTCGCCAAGGTGTTGCGCGATGACAAAATCAAATTATCGCTGCAGCCAGAAGTAAGTTCTTTAGATGCGCAATATGCTAATGAAAGGTATAGCCTGCCTGGGCTGAAGACACGACGCGCTAAGACTACCATTGAGCTTGCCAGTGGACAAAGTTTTATCTTAGGAGGCTTACTCAGTTCAGAGGATGTTGAGAGTCTTAGTAAAGTGCCGCTAATCGGTGATGTACCAATTTTAGGCGCCCTGTTTCGTCATACCGAAACATCTCGGACTAAGACCGAACTAGTCATAGTTGCGACAGTGAACCTGGTTAAACCGGTATCTCCTCACGTTGTTCAATTGCCTTCGATGACGAGAACTTCAAATTTATCACGCCTTTTTAATATCGATCAAAAAACTAATCCAGTGGTAATCAGACGAGCCAATGACATTCTCGCGACAGGAGGTTTTAAGAAATGA
- a CDS encoding AAA family ATPase: MLDILDSLSKVEHKKREVVSFSCAAFIQTKACREQLEEAFRFEGITLPSFAVNRDDAIKEYVREKEVDIAIVELSKSLDVSADMRRISPLLPNDSSVIVIGQEDAISTIRNLKNMGFYYLFWPASKQEVVDFIKNVYRNREQMNGLGKKRDAKKVAIWGCSGGTGASMIASELSLYLSRKRDAKCLLVDHDYHAGNLDIMLKLEGFEKREASISAVETELDETFAGSMTRKVNDLLSVLALTSDEHSSYELKEYTRVLEGLLSEQNNFIVSDLSKGSQTSSDYKYLLEMVDTVVLVFSPAVSSVRQLKKVSERLTAHAPEVRQIVVLNNVQPPKATVLNSKDLRDFLGKDVDIEISFDAGILKHIINDGYLADSRLPVASSLQGLASIVLGENRVSSKQAVKRWFSFG; the protein is encoded by the coding sequence ATGCTGGATATCTTAGATTCTCTGAGCAAGGTCGAACACAAAAAACGAGAAGTTGTTAGTTTTTCGTGTGCCGCTTTTATTCAGACTAAAGCTTGCCGTGAGCAGTTAGAAGAAGCATTTCGGTTTGAAGGTATTACCTTGCCAAGTTTTGCGGTCAACCGTGATGATGCAATCAAAGAGTATGTGCGAGAGAAAGAAGTTGATATCGCCATTGTTGAACTAAGCAAGTCGCTGGATGTGTCGGCGGACATGCGTAGAATTAGCCCGCTGCTACCCAATGACTCTTCTGTAATTGTGATTGGACAAGAAGATGCAATTTCAACAATTCGCAACCTGAAAAATATGGGCTTTTACTATTTGTTCTGGCCTGCATCTAAGCAAGAAGTTGTCGATTTCATAAAAAATGTCTACAGAAATCGAGAGCAAATGAATGGCTTGGGTAAAAAGCGTGATGCTAAAAAAGTGGCAATTTGGGGATGCAGTGGCGGTACTGGTGCGTCAATGATTGCCTCAGAACTCTCTCTTTATCTCTCAAGAAAACGAGATGCTAAGTGTTTACTGGTTGATCATGATTACCATGCTGGCAACCTCGATATCATGCTCAAATTAGAAGGTTTTGAAAAGCGCGAGGCCTCTATTTCTGCGGTTGAAACCGAGTTAGATGAAACTTTTGCAGGAAGCATGACCCGAAAAGTGAATGATCTCCTGTCGGTACTTGCATTGACGTCTGATGAACATTCTAGTTATGAGCTCAAAGAATATACACGAGTGCTCGAAGGCTTACTGAGCGAGCAAAACAATTTTATTGTGTCTGACCTGTCTAAAGGGAGTCAAACCAGTTCTGATTATAAATATTTATTGGAGATGGTAGACACAGTCGTCCTCGTGTTTAGTCCAGCAGTATCAAGCGTGCGCCAATTAAAGAAAGTTTCCGAGCGTCTTACTGCACATGCACCGGAAGTGAGACAAATTGTTGTACTAAATAATGTGCAACCACCCAAAGCGACCGTACTAAATAGTAAAGATCTAAGGGACTTCTTGGGCAAGGACGTGGATATCGAGATTAGCTTTGATGCTGGTATTCTCAAACATATTATTAACGATGGTTATTTGGCTGATTCACGCCTCCCAGTGGCCAGCAGTCTTCAAGGCTTAGCCTCTATTGTACTCGGAGAAAACCGAGTCAGTAGTAAACAAGCAGTGAAAAGATGGTTCTCATTTGGATAG
- the tadF gene encoding tight adherence pilus pseudopilin TadF, which translates to MSVINLPSKQAGSYMVELSLVAMVFAMLFVFSGDLTIKLGYQGKLDRLAYSMANIVRERTQLYDTDMALNQEQALTIGGIAESSLARTVAGFDPSLFGYVIESLQFDDEGVSTSAAFQSSQSACVLNGNISSLEHISKMTSWERRATLYRVTLCYETDNWFGSLFGGGFRTIQSDAITLGR; encoded by the coding sequence ATGAGCGTGATAAATTTGCCATCTAAGCAAGCTGGGTCATATATGGTTGAACTTTCATTAGTTGCCATGGTATTTGCAATGTTATTTGTTTTCAGTGGTGATTTGACCATCAAACTAGGCTATCAAGGGAAATTGGATAGGTTGGCGTATTCAATGGCGAATATCGTTCGAGAGCGTACGCAGTTATATGATACCGATATGGCTTTAAATCAAGAGCAAGCTTTGACTATTGGGGGGATCGCCGAGTCATCGTTAGCGCGTACAGTGGCAGGATTTGACCCTAGCTTGTTTGGCTATGTTATTGAGTCACTACAGTTTGATGATGAAGGTGTCTCAACGTCAGCTGCGTTTCAATCCTCTCAGTCTGCATGTGTACTTAATGGCAATATATCTTCATTGGAACACATTTCTAAAATGACATCATGGGAGCGCCGAGCAACATTGTATCGCGTAACTTTATGTTATGAGACAGATAACTGGTTTGGCTCGCTATTCGGTGGTGGATTTAGAACCATTCAGTCAGATGCAATAACGTTGGGGAGATAG
- a CDS encoding tetratricopeptide repeat protein, protein MRKLIVILFGFLSLSLVGCNSTKMANNTSMSGSEVIKQEKILNAINNNDKLIEFYKQQLKKEESVEYRIKLANAYIEAMDAESALFVMRPLLDKPRMSYEGALVVAKAYLELVDYDQARKSLNTAKFLQPKSGEVHNLLGIVYVNLGDLDKARNMFEKSREYFYDDVKVKNNLALLDTIEGDYYSALNRITSLTQEQLKDQQINSNLILIMAKNSHKQYVLDALSSDISEYQKELIYSALRKTNYQRLAKSGDGVAVVSTSESTVKEKPLAIANNESETDQLRSEIEQYKESNLQLSLTTGSSGDESQ, encoded by the coding sequence GTGCGTAAGTTAATCGTAATCTTATTTGGTTTTTTATCTCTTTCGTTAGTTGGCTGTAACTCGACAAAGATGGCTAACAACACCTCAATGAGCGGTAGTGAGGTAATTAAGCAAGAAAAAATACTTAATGCAATCAACAATAACGACAAGTTGATTGAGTTTTATAAGCAGCAACTAAAGAAAGAAGAAAGTGTTGAGTATCGTATCAAACTTGCTAACGCTTACATCGAAGCGATGGATGCTGAATCAGCTTTGTTTGTTATGCGACCGCTACTAGATAAACCTCGTATGTCGTATGAAGGTGCGTTGGTTGTCGCTAAAGCTTATTTAGAGTTGGTCGATTATGATCAAGCGCGCAAGTCGTTAAATACAGCAAAGTTCCTTCAACCAAAAAGTGGTGAAGTACATAACCTGTTAGGTATCGTTTATGTAAATCTTGGTGATTTGGATAAAGCTAGAAATATGTTTGAGAAATCGCGAGAATATTTTTACGATGACGTTAAAGTAAAAAATAATCTGGCGCTTTTAGATACCATAGAAGGTGACTATTATAGCGCGCTGAATAGGATTACATCCCTTACTCAAGAGCAGTTAAAAGACCAACAGATTAACTCTAATTTAATTCTAATAATGGCGAAAAATTCACATAAGCAATATGTGCTAGATGCCCTGTCATCTGATATATCTGAGTATCAGAAAGAACTTATTTACAGCGCATTGCGCAAAACTAATTATCAACGCTTGGCGAAAAGCGGTGACGGTGTGGCAGTTGTTTCAACATCAGAATCAACGGTGAAAGAAAAACCGTTAGCTATCGCAAATAATGAGAGTGAAACAGACCAGTTAAGGTCAGAAATAGAGCAATACAAGGAAAGTAATCTACAGCTCTCGCTAACGACAGGAAGTTCCGGTGATGAAAGTCAATAA
- a CDS encoding type II secretion system F family protein, producing MRNELLLFSSLMLIVGAIIFVVYLYQSGHKKNIAKYIKNDKKKSNSKKIIKDFLDIIVPSSIVMNDREISDKIVSAGYYTFQYAHLYLPIKYVLLVLGAIVLVLISYSSYSSMTIVAIVASWTVIVLIIPDAILATRIKAYRSHVSKQLPYIIDLLAVCVQTGMTIEASLSYLAKEMESFEPKSSLLLKRLNDRAAIVGMNEALEELYSHIPTSEMRSFVMTLKQSLQYGASIYQTLTVLSADIRKVSMLLVEERIGKLAAKMSVPLILFIMMPIVILITVPGILRLMSGA from the coding sequence ATGAGGAATGAGCTTCTTTTATTTTCATCATTAATGCTAATCGTTGGAGCGATTATATTTGTTGTGTATTTATATCAGTCTGGTCATAAGAAAAATATAGCCAAGTACATAAAGAATGACAAAAAGAAATCGAATAGTAAAAAGATCATAAAGGATTTCTTAGACATAATTGTACCATCATCGATTGTCATGAATGACCGTGAGATTAGCGATAAAATCGTTAGTGCGGGTTATTATACTTTTCAGTATGCGCATTTATACCTACCGATTAAGTACGTATTGCTAGTACTTGGGGCGATAGTTTTAGTTCTGATTTCATACTCTTCCTATTCCTCTATGACGATAGTTGCGATAGTCGCCAGCTGGACAGTGATTGTTTTGATTATTCCTGATGCGATTTTAGCGACTCGCATTAAGGCTTATCGCTCCCATGTCAGTAAGCAGTTGCCATATATAATTGACTTATTAGCGGTTTGTGTTCAGACCGGTATGACGATAGAAGCTTCACTGTCTTATCTAGCGAAAGAGATGGAGTCATTTGAACCGAAGTCATCGCTACTATTAAAAAGGCTAAACGACAGAGCCGCTATTGTGGGTATGAACGAAGCACTTGAGGAACTATATTCACATATTCCTACTTCTGAAATGCGTAGTTTTGTTATGACACTTAAACAAAGCCTACAGTATGGTGCTTCAATCTATCAGACGTTAACGGTTCTTTCTGCAGATATACGAAAAGTATCAATGCTCTTGGTTGAGGAAAGAATAGGGAAGTTAGCTGCAAAAATGTCGGTGCCACTAATTCTATTTATTATGATGCCGATCGTTATATTAATTACAGTTCCTGGAATATTGAGGTTGATGAGTGGTGCGTAA
- the cpaB gene encoding Flp pilus assembly protein CpaB, whose product MRSKLLLVVAFIAIGIGVVGVFWSQEEPAPQPVKVEEKPVEEEVLVKAYVINGTSVAKGQSVHRSDFKVITLTESQANERGLFEDELFEFANGSVYLNDMKDNQLVFFSDIIQPTDNEYVNLVINKKYVPYPIKVSPTSIIGGVINPGSYVDVLALTGAEKRIGELSSNKREKVSLSPILTNVKVLKVEVSQSESPYESEMISRNYLVLELDRKQVAILKVAENVSQIEIHKSVGDYPVTELTADAGDVLPNFKAIKEMRAEKVAIN is encoded by the coding sequence ATGCGTTCTAAATTATTATTGGTGGTTGCCTTCATTGCTATTGGAATTGGAGTGGTTGGTGTATTTTGGTCTCAAGAAGAACCAGCGCCGCAACCAGTTAAGGTTGAAGAGAAACCAGTAGAGGAAGAAGTTTTAGTTAAAGCTTATGTGATTAATGGAACTTCAGTGGCTAAAGGGCAAAGTGTTCATCGTAGTGACTTCAAAGTGATAACGTTAACCGAAAGTCAGGCGAACGAGAGAGGACTTTTTGAAGATGAATTATTTGAGTTTGCCAATGGTTCAGTTTATCTCAATGATATGAAAGATAATCAGTTGGTATTTTTCTCCGATATTATCCAACCAACGGATAATGAATACGTTAATCTAGTGATTAATAAAAAATATGTTCCGTATCCAATAAAAGTTTCTCCAACATCAATTATTGGTGGCGTTATCAATCCAGGCTCTTATGTAGATGTGCTTGCATTGACAGGTGCTGAAAAAAGAATTGGTGAACTTTCAAGTAATAAACGAGAAAAAGTTTCTCTATCGCCAATACTAACCAATGTAAAGGTACTCAAAGTAGAGGTGAGTCAATCTGAATCACCGTACGAGTCGGAAATGATATCAAGAAACTATCTGGTATTAGAACTCGATAGAAAACAAGTGGCAATTCTAAAAGTAGCTGAAAATGTTTCGCAAATTGAGATACATAAATCGGTAGGGGACTATCCGGTAACGGAGTTAACCGCAGATGCTGGTGATGTACTGCCAAATTTTAAGGCAATAAAAGAGATGAGAGCCGAGAAGGTTGCGATTAATTAA
- a CDS encoding TadE/TadG family type IV pilus assembly protein, producing the protein MKVNKQQRGVVTIEFALGFIIFWWLCIAWVETSYMSYISSVSDLVVSEASRSARLERAVHEQCNNNNNNNNNNGNANGIGNGNANGIGNGNGNGNGNGNGNGNAQAICDQDYLSFFKRSIQDNNSIWANLVDINNFTFTVQYLEDEQQLKNLAVDYCSLAPGERQKACGNSQHSAIAVYRINYKYQPMFNYFINSEQLFAREVIVIQEYERDKFAI; encoded by the coding sequence ATGAAAGTCAATAAACAACAAAGAGGTGTGGTAACGATAGAGTTCGCACTTGGATTTATCATATTTTGGTGGCTTTGTATTGCTTGGGTTGAAACGAGTTATATGTCCTATATTTCATCGGTTTCCGATCTAGTAGTAAGTGAGGCTTCTAGGAGTGCAAGACTCGAGCGTGCCGTGCATGAGCAGTGCAACAACAATAATAACAACAATAATAACAACGGTAATGCTAACGGTATTGGTAATGGTAACGCTAATGGAATTGGTAACGGCAATGGCAATGGCAACGGCAATGGTAACGGTAACGGCAATGCTCAAGCAATATGTGACCAAGACTACTTGTCCTTTTTTAAGCGGAGTATTCAAGACAACAACTCCATCTGGGCGAATTTAGTCGATATAAACAATTTCACGTTTACTGTTCAGTATTTAGAGGATGAGCAACAATTAAAGAATTTAGCTGTTGATTACTGTTCTCTAGCGCCAGGAGAGAGACAGAAAGCATGTGGAAACTCGCAGCACAGTGCTATCGCGGTTTACCGAATTAACTATAAATATCAACCGATGTTTAATTATTTTATTAACTCAGAGCAGTTATTTGCACGCGAGGTGATAGTAATACAGGAGTATGAGCGTGATAAATTTGCCATCTAA